The nucleotide window GTGTAAGTTCCATTGTTGCTGTTGCATCCATAATTGTAAGTGTGATAAGGTTAAGTGTTTTATCTGGTTTTTGAATTTCACGAAGTTGTCCTATCTTAATAATACGTCCAATAACATTATATTCCTGACCATCTTCAACATCTGCAAGATTTGTTATTTTTTCTGCTTCATATTCTGGAAGTGTATCATCAACTTCATCAGGTAGTACTTGTATTGATGAGTTACTTCTCATTACAACTTCAAGATCTCCTGAGAAGTTACTTTTTTGCACATCAAGATTGTTTATCTTTACAACATCTCCTTCAGTTATACGTTTCATGTACTTCATACTGTCAGTCCACATTACAACACGTATACGTCCTGTACTGTCTTCTACTGTGAGATTTGCAACTTTTCCATCTTTTCCAGCTTTTGTTTTAAATGTTTTAATGTTTGATATTGCAATAAGTCTTCCCTGAATTACTACGTTTCCATTTCCATCAATAAGGGATGAAATTTTCTGAATTTCTGAATGTATTTGTTGAAGATTTTCAGATTCACTGTATTTATTTACAATTAGATCAATTACCTGATCTTCTGTAAAGTATGGTGAATCATCATATCCTTTTGAAACTTCTCGTATTTCATCATGGAATTGTTTAAATTCAACTTTTTCTTTTACTTCCTGATATCTTTCTTTTATTCTCTCTTCACTAATTTCAACCATGATTTAAAACCTCATTTTTTAGTGTCCTTTTATTTTTTAGAAAATACTATCTAATTTGTGATGGAATTTTTTCATAATTATATTTAGTATATTATTTTAATAGTTTATCTTTTATTTAATTTTAAGTTTAAAATTAAAAATTTCATTTCTAAAAAAAAGGATTTAATTTTAATAATAAGTTTTTTTTGGTTTTTATAAGTTTCATAATTTCATAATTTTAAAGTTAAAAACTGTGTAATAATAATATGTTGTAATAATCTTATTTTTTAGTTTATATTATTATCTTACAATAGTAAACTTATCTAATTATAATATATATTATATATAAAAATTTGTTGTCTTTATTTCTTTTTTTGTTTTTTATAATAAATGATACTTTAGGTAGCAAGTGATAAGTAATATTTTAATTGATTTATCATATATTTCTATAAATTAGTAGTTTAATTTCTATTTTTATAATACTATTTTTAAATAATTTATATAAATTATCTTATTTTATTATATATTTTTTAATATTTATAATTTACACATGGCTTGTTATATATATGTGAATTTTAGTAAAATATTATCCTTCTAAATTATAGTAAAAAAATTAATTTAAATAATAAAACATAATAAAACAAAAAATCAAATATAAATATATTATAAGATTATAATCTAAAACTTTCATTAAAACATGAAAGATGATTATATTACTTTATGGCTTTTACAATTTTTAGAATATAAAAAAAATTTATAAAAAATAAAATTAAAGGATGGTAGATTATAAAATGTCAATGTCAATGTCAGAAAAAATATTAGCAAAAGCTTCAAACCAAGAAAAAACAGAAGCAGGCGAAATAGTAATGGCAGATATAGATACTGCTATGGTACATGATTTAACAGGACCACTAACACTACAAGCACTAGAACAAATTAACACAGATAAAGTATGGGATCCTGAAAAAATAGTAATACCATTTGACCACCAAGTACCAGCTGATACAATAATAGCAGCAGAACATCATAAAATGTTAAGACAGTTCGTAAAAGATCAAAAAATTGAAAACTTCTATGATGTATATGAAGGTGTATGTCATCAAGTATTACCAGAAAAAGGACACGTAATTCCATCAACAGTAGTTGTAGGAAGTGACTCACACACCTGTACACACGGAGCATTAGGAGCATTTTCAACAGGTATAGGATCAACAGATATGGCAATGGTATTTGCAACAGGACAATTATGGTTTAAAGTACCAGAAACAATCCAATTTAATATATCAGGACAATTAAAAGAAAATGTTACAAGTAAAGATGTAATACTTAGTATAATTGGAAGTGTAGGACAAGACGGTGCAAGATACAAAGCAGCTGAATTTACAGGAGAAACCATAACAAACATGGAAGTAGACGATCGTATGGTACTCAGTAACATGGCAATAGAAATGGGAGCAAAAACAGGACTCATAGCACCAGATGCAAAAACAGATGCATACCTCAAAGGAAGAACAACAAAAACCTATGAAAAACTCACAACAGATGCAGATGCACCATCAGTTGAAACAATTGATGTAGATATATCAGATCTTGAAGCACAAGTAGCATGTCCAAACTATGTAGATAATGTAAAACCAGCAAGTGAAGTAGAAGATGTAGAAGTAGATCAAGTATTCATAGGATCATGTACAAATGGACGTATTGATGACTTAAGACAAGCAGCACGTGTACTTAAAGCAAAAGAAATTAAAAAAGGAGTACGTGTACTTGTAATACCAGCATCACGTGAAATCTATGAACAAGCATTATCTGAAGGATTAATAGACATATTTGTAAAAGCAGGAGCATTAGTATGCAACCCATGTTGTGGACCATGTCTTGGAGGACATGTAGGATTAATAGCTGATGGAGAAGTAAGTCTTTCAACATCAAACCGTAACTTTAAAGGAAGACAAGGAAGCCCTGATGCATCAGTATACTTAAGTTCAGCAGTAGTTGCAGCAGAAAGTGCACTAACAGGACACATAACAGCACCAAGAAAAAACTAAAATAAATGAAAGGAGGATTAATATAAATGAAAAAAATTATTGAAGGAAGAGTATTAAAACTAGGCGATGACATAGATACAGACAGTATACTTCCTGGAAGATACTTAACATTATCAGATGCAGATGATCTTGGAAAACACGTAATGGAAGGATATGACTTAAATTACAAAGAAAAAATCCAACCTGGAGATGTAATGGTTGCAGGATCAAACTTTGGATGTGGATCATCACGTGAACATGCACCAATAGCACTTAAAGCTGCAGGTGTAAAAGCAGTAGTTGCAAAATCATTTGCAAGAATCTTCTACAGAAATGCAATAAACATAGGACTTGCACTTCTAGAAGCACCAGAAGGACCAGATGAAATCGATGAAGAAGATATTGTAGAACTTGACCTTGAAAATGGTGTACTTAAAAACTTAACAAAAGAAAAAGAATACAAAACATCAAAACTTCCACCTTTCATGTTTGAAATACTTGAAAACAATGGATTAATTGAATACTTAAACAAAACAAGATTTAATGAGGAATAAATATGGCATATAACATAGCAGTAATTGGCGGAGACGGAATAGGACCTGAAGTAGTAGATGCAGCAATAACAGTACTAGATAAATTACCAGTAGAATTCAACTACACCTATGCAGAAGCTGGTGATGAATGTGCAGAAAAAACAGGAGTTCCACTACCTGATGAAACAATAGAAATAGCAAAAAATGCAGATGCAGTACTCTTTGGAGCAGCAGGAGAAACAGCAGCAGCTGTAATTGTAAGACTAAGACAAGAACTTGAAACATTTGTAAATCTCAGACCTGTAAAATCATTACAACCTGAAAAATATGGAAACATAGACTTCATGATTGTACGTGAAAATACAGAAGATCTCTACATTGGAGAAGAAGAAGTTACAGAAGATGGTGCAGTAGCATACAAAAGAATTACAAAAAATGCATCAGAAAAAATAGCAGACTATGCATTTAAATATGCACAAGATACAAACAGATCAAAAGTAACAGCAGTACATAAAGCAAACGTACTTAAAGTAACAGATGGATTATTTAAAGATTCATTCTATAAAGTAGCAGAAAACTACCCAGAAATTGAAACAAATGATTTCTATGTAGATGCAACAGCAATGTATCTTATAACAAATCCACTAGACTTTGAAGTTATTGTAACAACAAACCTATATGGTGACATTCTCTCTGATGAAGGAGCAGGACTTGTAGGTGGACTTGGTATGATTCCATCAGCAAACATTGGTGATGAAAATGGATTATTTGAACCAGTACATGGTTCAGCACCAGATATTGCAGGTCAAGGAATTGCAGATCCAGCAGCAACAATACTTTCAGCTTGTATGATGCTTGACTACCTCGGTGAAAGTGAACATGCACGTCATATTGAAGAAGTATTAATTAATGTAATCCAGGAAGGAGTACATGTAACACTAGATCTTGGTGGAGAATACTCAACAAAACAAATGGCTGAATATATTGCAGAACAATTATAAAGAAAGTAAAGGAGTTTTTATATATGGAATCAGCTAAGCTAATTGCAATATTCATTATTGCTATTATGGTAATAAGTTCAGTATCAGCATTTGTATTATATCTTATATAATATAGCAAATAGAGTATTTACTAGGGAAAATAATATATAAAATGCTTTAAATTAATTTAAAATTAATAAAATAAAAATTTATGGAGAAAATGATATAATGATTAAAATAGCAGCAGTAGTAGCAGAATTTAACTTTGACATAACAAGTATGATGTTAGAACTTGCAAAAGAACATGCAAAATTCCTTGGTGCTGAAATAACAGTAGTTAAAGC belongs to Methanosphaera sp. and includes:
- the hacA gene encoding homoaconitase large subunit — its product is MSMSMSEKILAKASNQEKTEAGEIVMADIDTAMVHDLTGPLTLQALEQINTDKVWDPEKIVIPFDHQVPADTIIAAEHHKMLRQFVKDQKIENFYDVYEGVCHQVLPEKGHVIPSTVVVGSDSHTCTHGALGAFSTGIGSTDMAMVFATGQLWFKVPETIQFNISGQLKENVTSKDVILSIIGSVGQDGARYKAAEFTGETITNMEVDDRMVLSNMAIEMGAKTGLIAPDAKTDAYLKGRTTKTYEKLTTDADAPSVETIDVDISDLEAQVACPNYVDNVKPASEVEDVEVDQVFIGSCTNGRIDDLRQAARVLKAKEIKKGVRVLVIPASREIYEQALSEGLIDIFVKAGALVCNPCCGPCLGGHVGLIADGEVSLSTSNRNFKGRQGSPDASVYLSSAVVAAESALTGHITAPRKN
- a CDS encoding 3-isopropylmalate dehydratase small subunit, which encodes MKKIIEGRVLKLGDDIDTDSILPGRYLTLSDADDLGKHVMEGYDLNYKEKIQPGDVMVAGSNFGCGSSREHAPIALKAAGVKAVVAKSFARIFYRNAINIGLALLEAPEGPDEIDEEDIVELDLENGVLKNLTKEKEYKTSKLPPFMFEILENNGLIEYLNKTRFNEE
- a CDS encoding isocitrate/isopropylmalate family dehydrogenase, which produces MAYNIAVIGGDGIGPEVVDAAITVLDKLPVEFNYTYAEAGDECAEKTGVPLPDETIEIAKNADAVLFGAAGETAAAVIVRLRQELETFVNLRPVKSLQPEKYGNIDFMIVRENTEDLYIGEEEVTEDGAVAYKRITKNASEKIADYAFKYAQDTNRSKVTAVHKANVLKVTDGLFKDSFYKVAENYPEIETNDFYVDATAMYLITNPLDFEVIVTTNLYGDILSDEGAGLVGGLGMIPSANIGDENGLFEPVHGSAPDIAGQGIADPAATILSACMMLDYLGESEHARHIEEVLINVIQEGVHVTLDLGGEYSTKQMAEYIAEQL